A genomic window from Bos taurus isolate L1 Dominette 01449 registration number 42190680 breed Hereford unplaced genomic scaffold, ARS-UCD2.0 Leftover_ScbfJmS_261_1982, whole genome shotgun sequence includes:
- the LOC616431 gene encoding late histone H2B.L4: MENGGSVVSQPSPDGYEEDVITKETGTSETEPSETEMAKAETSKPEPCDAEPKKAKQKTANGRRRRRRHRHNDNFSRFATYFPRVLRQIHKGMSLSRDSVNILDSFVKDMFERIAEEAGRLARNNKRRTITHEDIEAAVRLLLPGDLCKYAINVATKSLIGYHTCR; the protein is encoded by the coding sequence ATGGAGAATGGCGGCTCTGTCGTGTCCCAACCATCCCCTGACGGCTATGAGGAAGACGTGATCACCAAAGAAACTGGCACCTCCGAAACTGAGCCCTCTGAAACGGAGATGGCGAAAGCGGAGACCTCCAAACCAGAGCCGTGTGATGCGGAACCAAAAAAGGCAAAGCAGAAGACAGCTAATGGCCGCCGTCGCCGTCGCCGGCACCGCCATAACGACAATTTCTCACGTTTTGCTACCTATTTCCCTAGGGTGCTGAGGCAAATACATAAAGGCATGAGTCTTTCCCGCGACTCCGTGAACATCCTGGATTCGTTTGTGAAAGATATGTTTGAGCGGATAGCCGAAGAGGCCGGGCGCCTGGCCCGCAACAACAAGCGCCGCACCATCACGCACGAAGACATCGAGGCAGCTGTGCGTCTTCTGTTGCCTGGGGACCTCTGCAAGTATGCCATAAACGTGGCCACCAAGTCGCTCATCGGATACCACACCTGCAGATGA